In Solanum pennellii chromosome 3, SPENNV200, a single window of DNA contains:
- the LOC107013346 gene encoding uncharacterized protein LOC107013346, protein MVLQTTYQDKATQTENKNEDAIEELLKAITTLCTKVDSMNNEIQKLKTNEDNLKSKANISQQHDYENAGLHRSEDGKIPEIKGDDGKLPKTHNVYLNTAADHRCSKCNGEDNVIPDVDLE, encoded by the exons ATGGTGTTGCAGACTACTTATCAAGACAAAGCTACTCAGACTGAGAACAAAAACGAAGATGCAATTGAAGAACTACTCAAAGCCATTACTACACTTTGTACTAAAGTGGACAGTATGAACAATGAGATACAAAAGCTAAAGACTAATGAAGATAACCTGAAGTCTAAAGCTAATataagtcagcagcatgactatgAAAATGCGGGGCTACATCGATCGGAAGACGGTAAAATTCCAGAGATAAAAGGAGACGATGGGAAACTCCCTAAAACCCATAATGTTTATTTAAATACAGCTGCAG ATCACAGATGTTCCAAATGTAATGGAGAAGATAATGTTATACCAGATGTTGATTTGGAGTAG